The following is a genomic window from Candidatus Zixiibacteriota bacterium.
CAGATTCCGGTAATCGGAAATCGGCAGTTTTTTTACCAGTCGTTCCAGGAAAAGAGACAGATCATCGACCGTTAACCGCCACTCGAACAGAATATCACTCAAATCGAGGATCTGCATGAATTCCATGATCTGATCCGTAAAAACCGAACGGCGCATTCTGATATTGAGAGCATACAGGTTACCGGAGGCAATATGCAGATTAATATATTTTTTATATTTGAACAGCTTATCCATCATCAGAAAAATATGTCCGATGGCCTTCCGGGATAACGGATGGGTTGCTGAATAGATGGATACTTTTTTTGAGGCCAGGTAAAATTCCCGCAGAGTCTCGTTGACATACTCATTCAGATTTATATTGAGGTCATTCTCCGAATAAAAATAGTCATTCATATCATTCTCCAAAACACTGAATGGTACCGTCATCCGCCGCAACATAAATATTTTTCCCGTCACTTATGGCCGAGAAACTGATGCCGTGCTTGAATTCCCGGCGAGACACGAGATGGCCGGTCTGTTTATCCAGACAATACAGGAATCTGTCCAGAGATGGGAATAAAACGTAATCACCCGCGACAATGGCAGAACCACGGATCACTCCGCCGGACTCGAATTCCCAGAGAGTCGAACCATCGGAGGCCTTCAGGGCCCGAAAGATCCCTCCGTTATCACCCAGGTACAGGCATCCGTCATCCAGGGCAGGCGTTGTCCAGATCGGATATTCGAATTTCCGATCCCAAACGACCAGACCGGAGCCGCGGTCGATGGCAAAAAGACTTCCCTCGATCCCCGCCACATATAGCCGATCTCCCACGACGGTCTTCGATACCAGCGGTTGACCCAGTTTTATTTCCAGCACCTTCGCACCATTCATTGCATCAAATCCTGTCAGGGTCCCGTTGTCGAGCGGGAAATAAACCGTCTCATTATTACCACTCGGTCCGGCCAGGCATTTGCCATCCACTTTCTGTTTCCAGATGACTTTTCCTGTCAGACGGTCAAGACAGAAAAGCAAACCCGGGTCCGAGCCGATATATATTCGGTTATCTATAATTATCGGCCCCCCGTTGACATCCTTTAAGTTTCTGGACCAGACTGCTTTTCGACTATGGAGATTAAGACATAAAAACTCATTGCAACCGGGAGCCACTCCCAGATAGGCCAGAGAATCGACCACCACCACCCCGGTGGGAACATTGCGGCGGGCCCGGTAAATTCCGAGGCTTTTCCCCGATTTCATATCAAAGAAATATATCCGTCTTCGGGAACCAGTAAAAACGAGAGTCCCGGCTCCAATCGTCATGGGGCCGATAGGGCCCTCGGACACATCGACTTCCCATTTCAGATCAAGGCGACCGGAAAAATGGGAATTGATCTGACCACTGGCCCGGATATCTTTTCGAGGGTAAACCCAGGCGCTTTCCGGGGCGGCAGTTTCCCTCGAAAGGCGGTATTTTTTGGCACATCCGGAAAAAACCAATAAACCGGCGATAATTATCAGGGGAAGAAATAATCTTGTCATCAGAAATTCCAGCCAAAGAAAAATTCAAAATTGGTCCCCGGCGCGGTCTTGGCAAAATTGGTGGTTTTGGCAAAATCGAAACGCAAAACCACCATCCGCCCCAGGGCAATCCGGAATCCGGCTCCGTATGACCCGATCAGCCGATCGAAAAACTCATCATCCAGGAAATGGAATTCGCGGTCGGACAAATAACCGGCGTCAAAAAAGATGGCACCCCGAATGGCCTGGAAGCCAATCCCGCCGAATGGAAATCCGATCATCAAGTTATCGATCAGGGGGAATCGTAATTCATTGGAATTAAAGACAATATTTCGGACATAAAACTCCCGCCGCTCATAACCCCGGAATGACCAGCTGCCCCCGAAATAAAGACGCTGCGGTTCCACGCCGCTGGAGCTGTAACCGAACATCCGGGTGGCAAAGGCCGAATATTTACCCAGACGGAAATAATGACGCAGATCAACCAGCCCGATTCGATTGTATTGCCGCCCCTCATCGAGACGGGTGGTCAGGCCGAAAGTGAGATTATAGCGATGGCCCTCTATCGGACCGGAAATATCCCACAGAGAATTGTCCGATACAAAAGAAACATAATTGGTCATCAAAGCCGCCCGCCGGAGGTACTGAAACATCCACATGTCTTTTCTGGAATAACGAAGATAGGTTGAGGTTTCTATGCGGTTAAATCTGGAAATGGGATAATTGACATATACCAATCCACCGACCTGGCGTTCGGAATAATAGCCTTCATAATCGTTATAGTAATTATCATCATAAAAATGAAAGGCCCCGAGACCCCAGTTAAGTCGATTCTTTTTATTTATATAGGTCACGGCCGCATTAAAACTGCTGAGGATATCGTCTTTGGTCTCCGCCGTATTGGTCAACAGGAAGTAGATGGTATAATCGCCAAGCATGTCGGACAGGGCCACCTGAAGACCGCCCAGAGCACCATAGACAGGATCGAAAGAAAGGGCCGACTGCGCGATATCAAAGGAATATTCAGTATGGTACTTGACCGATGACCGGAGATAATCATTATTAAGCATCCCTGGTTTCCAGAAAACCTTGCCAGCTGGGGGGGTATCGGCGGCCAGGAGAATACTGTCCTGAACTGACTGACGATAAATATGGAAACTGAAATCCTGATAGCCGGAAAAGATGATATTTTTGCGATCCGGAGTCAGTCTCGGATCATAAGCCCCGGTTAGAAGCGATGTAATTTTATTGATAGAGCCGTCTTCATTCAAGCGATAGATATTGTATGCTCCATCCCGATCGGATGAGAAATATATGCCGTTTTCCGACACATCAGGTGAGGCATCGCGCCAGTTACCCGAAGTTATTTGAATCGGTGTTCCTCCGTCAAATGGCACTTTGTAGAGATTGACCGCGCCTTTATCTCCGTAAAGACATCGATCCGAAGCAAAAATAATCGAATCGCCGCTCTGATTGAAGGCCGGATCGGTATCATAGTACAGATCGTTGGTGACCGATTGAAGATCACCTGTCAACAGGTTCAGAGTATAAATATCGGCGATTCCATCAATTCGGGAGCCGCTGAAAACAGCGTAATTCCCATTCGGCGAAAAGCGAGGTGAGACAATGGCGGCCAGACCGGGAAATTCATAACGGTTGGTTACTTTCTCATGGAAGATATCATATAAATAAAGGACGTCGGTTTCCTTGGATTTGGATGAAAACAATATACGGCCTTCAGAATTGGCATCAATTCCGCTCTGAAAAAGATGTAATGATTCGAAACCGGCCGTGCGTTCGCCTTTTAACAGCGTTCGCAACTTTTTCTTCTCCCCGTCCGGAGGCATCATATATATCCCGGAATAACCCCGTTTATTGGCCTTAAATATAATCCATTCCCGGTAATCATTGCTATCGCCCAGTTTGATTGGAACTCCCTTCAGTGAGTATCCATCCTTGGTCAATTGCGTGGCCTCACGCTTGGCCAGTCCGGCCGTGGCGATTTGCGGGAAATACTTCTTCTTCAGGCTGTATTCCCATTTCCGGGAGACTTCTGTGATAGGTTCACCAAGCGTGATTTCCATTATCTCTCTGAAATCATGACCCTTCCACCAGTTCTCCAGGATTAAAATCAGCTTATCCGAACCGTATTTATCGTTGATAAACTGGCAGATGGATTGTCCCAATTTGTACATCAGGTACGACCCGGAGACTTCGTACATTCGTTCGATAGGAATGATATTGCCCCCG
Proteins encoded in this region:
- a CDS encoding PQQ-binding-like beta-propeller repeat protein codes for the protein MTRLFLPLIIIAGLLVFSGCAKKYRLSRETAAPESAWVYPRKDIRASGQINSHFSGRLDLKWEVDVSEGPIGPMTIGAGTLVFTGSRRRIYFFDMKSGKSLGIYRARRNVPTGVVVVDSLAYLGVAPGCNEFLCLNLHSRKAVWSRNLKDVNGGPIIIDNRIYIGSDPGLLFCLDRLTGKVIWKQKVDGKCLAGPSGNNETVYFPLDNGTLTGFDAMNGAKVLEIKLGQPLVSKTVVGDRLYVAGIEGSLFAIDRGSGLVVWDRKFEYPIWTTPALDDGCLYLGDNGGIFRALKASDGSTLWEFESGGVIRGSAIVAGDYVLFPSLDRFLYCLDKQTGHLVSRREFKHGISFSAISDGKNIYVAADDGTIQCFGE
- a CDS encoding PD40 domain-containing protein translates to MFGLRLKILLPAIITLAILPSVLSAQFYFGQNKVQYTNFNWQVMETEHFRVFFYPEEEQIAKIAAKIAEDSYRSLAMLFNHEIYNKTPLIIYSSPNYFTQTNVISYLLPESVGGFTEFLKGRVVVPFHGSYYDFTHVIRHELVHVFTISKLEAVTSHQQILRMASPPLWFMEGIAEFWSVEWTSEADMIVKDMVIGGNIIPIERMYEVSGSYLMYKLGQSICQFINDKYGSDKLILILENWWKGHDFREIMEITLGEPITEVSRKWEYSLKKKYFPQIATAGLAKREATQLTKDGYSLKGVPIKLGDSNDYREWIIFKANKRGYSGIYMMPPDGEKKKLRTLLKGERTAGFESLHLFQSGIDANSEGRILFSSKSKETDVLYLYDIFHEKVTNRYEFPGLAAIVSPRFSPNGNYAVFSGSRIDGIADIYTLNLLTGDLQSVTNDLYYDTDPAFNQSGDSIIFASDRCLYGDKGAVNLYKVPFDGGTPIQITSGNWRDASPDVSENGIYFSSDRDGAYNIYRLNEDGSINKITSLLTGAYDPRLTPDRKNIIFSGYQDFSFHIYRQSVQDSILLAADTPPAGKVFWKPGMLNNDYLRSSVKYHTEYSFDIAQSALSFDPVYGALGGLQVALSDMLGDYTIYFLLTNTAETKDDILSSFNAAVTYINKKNRLNWGLGAFHFYDDNYYNDYEGYYSERQVGGLVYVNYPISRFNRIETSTYLRYSRKDMWMFQYLRRAALMTNYVSFVSDNSLWDISGPIEGHRYNLTFGLTTRLDEGRQYNRIGLVDLRHYFRLGKYSAFATRMFGYSSSGVEPQRLYFGGSWSFRGYERREFYVRNIVFNSNELRFPLIDNLMIGFPFGGIGFQAIRGAIFFDAGYLSDREFHFLDDEFFDRLIGSYGAGFRIALGRMVVLRFDFAKTTNFAKTAPGTNFEFFFGWNF